In the genome of Cryptomeria japonica chromosome 8, Sugi_1.0, whole genome shotgun sequence, one region contains:
- the LOC131857265 gene encoding pentatricopeptide repeat-containing protein At4g18520, chloroplastic-like, with the protein MAVAITACSTFEQYCCHSHINNYEQINTDGKRKKKKALSLKLLRQTNYQTYVNITNNKGFRGKITKLCILKEAMEFLYLTEQPQLWVDTNMYASLLQACIELEAFTEGFLIHSHMIKINFKPNMYLNNILLSMYVKFGKLLDGRRVFDKMPQKNRVSWTTLIAGYAQNGFADEALELFSEMHCQGVKANAVTFVCVVSVMAELEAVKLGRQVHGCIIKSECLLNMYLESALVYLYSNCGYLEDALQIFDQMSEREVTAWTVMIAGYAKHEYGEEALRLFNEMKCEGNNPNEYTVTSTLKACGELNALREGKHIHAFITKRKIRQDVYVDSALIDMYVKCGCVSGARKVFDRIPSHNNVSWTSMIAGYAQNGFGKDAISLFRQMLRSGTKPNNFTLVSVLKACVLLKTLKHGKQVHAQIIKNEYEMNTLLLNTLVGLYANCGNLIYARKVFLQLPIRDVVSWTTIIEGHVKQGHGEEALTLFARMLGEGMEPNEFTFTSILRACATLEALEEGKQIHGYINKAQFESDVYVGSALMDVYIKCGNLASAHHVFDRISEPNQFSWNVIIEGYLRHGYRKEALKLICQMHKSGMTSEDEIIVSVLNSYAGNIVG; encoded by the coding sequence ATGGCTGTGGCAATCACAGCATGTTCCACATTTGAACAGTACTGTTGCCACTCCCACATCAACAATTATGAACAGATTAACACGGatgggaagagaaagaagaaaaaagcaTTGTCGCTGAAGCTGTTGCGTCAGACTAACTATCAAACTTATGTAAATATTACCAACAACAAAGGATTTAGAGGAAAAATAACAAAGCTTTGTATCTTGAAGGAGGCTATGGAGTTTTTGTATCTAACGGAGCAACCTCAGTTGTGGGTTGACACCAACATGTATGCATCTCTTTTGCAGGCCTGTATTGAATTAGAGGCCTTTACAGAAGGCTTTCTTATCCACTCGCAcatgattaaaattaattttaaacctaatATGTATTTGAACAATATTCTTCTTAGCATGTATGTTAAGTTTGGAAAACTGTTAGATGGACGCCGAGTGTTTGATAAAATGCCGCAAAAAAACAGAGTATCATGGACTACGttaattgcaggatatgcacagaaTGGGTTTGCTGATGAGGCTCTGGAGCTCTTTTCTGAGATGCATTGCCAAGGTGTGAAGGCTAATGCCGTTACGTTTGTCTGTGTAGTTAGTGTAATGGCTGAGCTAGAGGCTGTGAAGCTGGGAAGGCAAGTTCATGGTTGTATAATTAAGAGCGAGTGTTTGTTGAATATGTATTTGGAGAGTGCACTCGTTTATTTATATAGCAATTGTGGGTATTTGGAGGATGCGTTACAGATATTTGACCAAATGTCAGAACGAGAGGTTACTGCATGGACCgtgatgattgcaggatatgcaaagCATGAGTATGGAGAAGAGGCACTGAGATtgtttaatgaaatgaaatgtgaGGGAAATAATCCTAATGAGTATACAGTAACCAGCACGCTTAAGGCTTGTGGAGAGCTCAATGCTCTCAGAGAAGGGAAACATATTCATGCTTTTATAACGAAAAGAAAAATCAGGCAGGATGTTTATGTGGATAGTGCCCTTATTGATATGTATGTTAAATGTGGTTGTGTGTCTGGTGCTCGTAAAGTGTTTGACAGAATACCAAGCCATAACAATGTTTCATGGACTTCAATGATTGCGGGGTACGCGCAGAATGGATTTGGTAAGGATGCCATATCGCTTTTTAGACAAATGCTAAGGTCAGGTACGAAGCCTAACAACTTTACTCTTGTTAGTGTTCTTAAGGCATGTGTACTTCTTAAGACACTAAAACACGGGAAGCAGGTTCATGCCCAGATCATAAAGAATGAGTATGAAATGAACACTCTTTTGTTGAATACTCTTGTTGGCTTATATGCCAATTGTGGGAATTTGATTTATGCAAGGAAGGTATTTTTGCAGTTACCCATACGGGATGTTGTTTCatggactacaatcattgaagggCATGTTAAGCAGGGACATGGTGAGGAAGCTCTGACACTATTTGCAAGAATGTTAGGAGAAGGGATGGAACCGAATGAGTTTACCTTTACAAGCATTCTTAGAGCATGTGCTACCCTAGAGGCTCTGGAAGAGGGAAAACAGATTCATGGATATATTAATAAAGCTCAATTTGAGTCTGATGTCTATGTGGGAAGCGCCCTTATGGACGTTTATATAAAGTGTGGAAATTTGGCATCTGCACATCACGTGTTTGATAGAATTtctgaaccaaatcaattctcttGGAATGTGATAATTGAAGGATATCTAAGACATGGGTACAGAAAAGAAGCCTTGAAACTAATATGCCAAATGCATAAGTCTGGCATGACGTCAGAGGATGAAATCATTGTCAGTGTTCTAAATTCATACGCTGGTAATATTGTTGGTTAG